In Sulfitobacter albidus, the following proteins share a genomic window:
- a CDS encoding permease, with protein sequence MVVPAQGIETLRFTLANLISIAPFLLVSIAVAAYAGASGADGLIARAFTGAPLVMIAVAALAGGLSPFCSCGVIPLIAALLAMGVPLSAVMAFWLASPVMDPSMFVLTSGVLGTQFALAKTLAGVGLGVFGGLVVLAVGAMGGLRDPLRAGVGNGGCGASKVRTVQPVVWAFWRDPARMGKFRAEAVKTTLFLAKWLTLAFMLESLMLAWVPADLIAQTLGGEGLAPIGIATLVGVPAYLNGYAALPLVGGLIGQGMAPGAGLAFLVAGGVTSLPAAITVWALVKREVFALYIAIALTGSLVSGLLFQLFLSL encoded by the coding sequence ATGGTCGTGCCCGCACAGGGAATTGAGACGCTCCGCTTTACGCTCGCAAACCTGATTTCCATCGCGCCGTTTCTGTTGGTCTCGATTGCCGTGGCCGCCTACGCGGGCGCGAGCGGGGCGGACGGGCTGATCGCGCGGGCGTTCACCGGTGCGCCTTTGGTGATGATCGCGGTAGCGGCGCTGGCGGGCGGACTGTCGCCGTTCTGCTCGTGTGGGGTGATCCCGCTGATTGCGGCGCTTCTGGCGATGGGGGTGCCACTGTCGGCGGTGATGGCATTCTGGCTCGCCTCACCGGTGATGGATCCGTCGATGTTCGTACTGACAAGCGGGGTGCTGGGCACACAATTCGCGCTGGCCAAGACGCTGGCCGGTGTGGGCCTGGGCGTCTTTGGCGGGCTTGTGGTGCTGGCGGTCGGAGCCATGGGCGGATTGCGCGATCCGCTGCGCGCGGGTGTGGGCAACGGTGGCTGCGGTGCCTCGAAGGTGCGCACGGTGCAGCCGGTGGTCTGGGCGTTCTGGCGTGATCCGGCGCGGATGGGGAAATTTCGCGCGGAGGCGGTCAAGACGACGCTGTTTCTGGCCAAGTGGCTGACGCTGGCCTTCATGCTGGAAAGCCTGATGCTGGCCTGGGTGCCCGCCGATCTGATCGCGCAAACCCTGGGCGGTGAGGGGCTGGCCCCCATCGGGATCGCCACACTGGTGGGCGTGCCTGCCTACCTCAACGGCTATGCGGCGCTGCCGCTGGTGGGCGGTCTGATCGGGCAGGGCATGGCGCCGGGCGCGGGGCTCGCGTTTCTGGTGGCGGGCGGCGTGACGTCACTGCCTGCGGCGATTACGGTCTGGGCCTTGGTCAAACGCGAGGTGTTCGCGCTCTATATCGCGATTGCGCTGACGGGATCGCTGGTCAGCGGTCTGCTATTCCAGCTCTTCCTCTCGCTCTAG
- a CDS encoding ArsR/SmtB family transcription factor has product MDIHQHSATALAALGHDSRLSVFRLLVRAGPDGLAVGEIGAHLGLAPSTLAHHLGTLRDAGLVVQVRQGRQIFNRVDFDAMARTLSFLSAECCKGVSVVTDDAA; this is encoded by the coding sequence ATGGATATACATCAGCACTCCGCTACCGCCCTTGCGGCCCTGGGTCATGACAGCCGCCTGTCGGTCTTTCGTCTGTTGGTCCGTGCGGGGCCGGATGGGTTGGCGGTGGGTGAGATCGGGGCGCATCTGGGCCTCGCGCCCTCAACGCTGGCCCATCATCTGGGCACGCTGCGCGATGCCGGGCTGGTCGTACAGGTCCGGCAGGGGCGGCAGATTTTCAACCGCGTGGATTTTGACGCGATGGCGCGGACCCTGTCGTTTCTGAGTGCGGAATGCTGCAAGGGCGTGTCGGTCGTGACCGACGATGCCGCATGA
- a CDS encoding Hint domain-containing protein: MDKMFGLDWKTQQSPRRSAEMTGAWDGGLVAPGHGLMAGTRVASNLGWRPIEALAVGDKVLTFDHGMQPIAQIRRAHLWLDAPDTAEGLWPVVVPAGALGNREELTLLPDQGVMVESDAVTDAQGDPFAVLTARALVGVRGIARRRPMHRVELIAIYFAADEVIYAEGGALIHCPQDLCTLDRFLEGGADARYVVLDGEAAEDLADFIAIEDQFAAQAMGV; the protein is encoded by the coding sequence ATGGATAAGATGTTCGGTCTGGATTGGAAAACACAGCAGAGCCCCCGCCGTTCGGCGGAGATGACCGGCGCCTGGGACGGCGGATTGGTTGCACCCGGTCACGGTTTGATGGCGGGCACGCGGGTTGCGAGCAATCTGGGCTGGCGCCCGATCGAGGCGCTGGCGGTCGGCGACAAGGTGCTGACCTTCGATCACGGCATGCAGCCGATCGCGCAGATCCGCCGCGCGCATCTGTGGCTTGACGCGCCCGACACCGCCGAAGGCCTGTGGCCGGTGGTGGTGCCGGCGGGCGCGCTGGGCAACCGCGAAGAGTTGACGCTGCTGCCCGATCAGGGGGTGATGGTGGAAAGTGATGCGGTGACGGACGCGCAGGGCGATCCTTTTGCGGTACTGACGGCGCGTGCGCTGGTGGGGGTGCGCGGCATCGCGCGGCGCCGCCCGATGCACCGGGTTGAATTGATCGCGATCTACTTTGCCGCCGATGAGGTGATCTATGCCGAGGGCGGTGCGCTGATCCATTGCCCGCAGGATCTGTGCACGCTGGACCGATTTCTGGAAGGCGGGGCAGATGCGCGATATGTCGTTCTGGACGGTGAGGCGGCGGAGGATCTGGCGGATTTCATCGCAATCGAGGATCAATTTGCCGCGCAGGCCATGGGCGTCTGA
- a CDS encoding sulfotransferase family 2 domain-containing protein has translation MILSRARRYLFIHAPKTGGTSMALALEARAAKDDLMLGDTPKARARRHKVRATPETGRLWKHSTLADLEGVVRPDELDDLFIFTLVRNPWDRMVSYYHWLRAQSFDNPVVALARATTFEAFVTTPSVLESFARAPAASYVTDRAGRMRARLFIRLEHLAEDIAPLEAHLGFALEVPHANRSARAGEWRNAYSARSRAAVAKACARDIADFGYQFG, from the coding sequence GTGATCCTGTCGCGCGCGCGGCGCTATCTGTTCATCCACGCGCCCAAGACCGGCGGCACCTCGATGGCGCTGGCGTTGGAGGCGCGGGCGGCCAAGGATGATCTGATGCTGGGCGACACGCCCAAGGCCCGCGCACGCCGCCACAAGGTGCGCGCCACGCCCGAGACGGGGCGGCTGTGGAAACATTCGACGCTTGCCGATCTGGAGGGCGTGGTGCGGCCCGATGAGCTGGACGATCTGTTCATCTTTACCCTCGTGCGCAATCCGTGGGACCGGATGGTGAGTTATTATCACTGGCTGCGCGCGCAGAGCTTTGACAACCCCGTGGTGGCGCTGGCGCGGGCGACGACATTCGAGGCGTTCGTGACCACGCCATCGGTGCTGGAGAGCTTCGCCCGTGCGCCCGCCGCGTCCTACGTCACCGACAGGGCCGGGCGGATGCGGGCGCGGCTGTTCATCCGGCTGGAGCATCTGGCAGAGGATATCGCGCCGCTGGAGGCGCATCTGGGCTTCGCCCTTGAGGTGCCGCACGCCAACCGCAGCGCGCGCGCAGGAGAGTGGCGCAATGCCTATTCCGCGCGCAGTCGCGCCGCCGTCGCAAAGGCCTGCGCGCGCGATATCGCGGATTTTGGCTATCAATTCGGATAA
- a CDS encoding DMT family transporter: protein MGDGALRPGVAAASILGGMFALGITDNFVPLIAETGSLWQFHMLRGVMALVLLGIVAGVGLGVIRPLSWRAVLGRSLFTATAMLIYFGCLSVLPIGVVVAGLFTAPLFVMLISVLFLGARVGVIRIAAVLAGFVGALLVIQPDPRALDPVAFLPVLAAVFYAVGAVVTRVWCAREGTVALTAGFFAVLTVVGAIGLLILPAGGPAGPEGFVLRGWVPNTPHLLFWTAVQAVGSIIGIGLIFRGYLLGEAGTVAVFEYSLLVFASFWAWVLWGQAVGPLALLGMVLIAGAGAVITRRTDTPVPVRAVKLPEEAP, encoded by the coding sequence ATGGGTGACGGAGCCTTGAGGCCGGGGGTGGCGGCGGCGTCGATTCTGGGGGGGATGTTCGCGCTGGGGATCACGGATAATTTTGTGCCGCTGATCGCCGAGACGGGATCGCTGTGGCAATTCCACATGCTGCGGGGCGTGATGGCGCTGGTGCTGTTGGGGATCGTCGCGGGCGTGGGGCTGGGGGTGATCCGCCCGCTAAGCTGGCGCGCGGTGCTGGGGCGCAGCCTGTTCACGGCGACGGCGATGTTGATCTATTTCGGCTGCCTGTCGGTGTTGCCGATCGGTGTGGTGGTGGCGGGGCTGTTCACCGCGCCGTTGTTCGTGATGCTGATATCGGTGCTGTTTCTGGGCGCGCGGGTGGGGGTGATCCGCATTGCGGCGGTGCTGGCGGGGTTTGTGGGGGCCTTGCTGGTGATCCAGCCGGATCCGCGCGCGCTGGATCCGGTGGCCTTTCTGCCGGTGCTGGCGGCGGTGTTCTATGCCGTCGGGGCCGTCGTGACGCGCGTGTGGTGCGCGCGCGAGGGAACGGTGGCGCTGACGGCGGGGTTCTTTGCGGTGCTCACGGTGGTCGGCGCGATCGGTCTGCTGATCCTGCCGGCGGGCGGGCCGGCGGGGCCGGAGGGATTCGTGCTGCGCGGTTGGGTGCCGAATACGCCGCATCTTTTGTTCTGGACGGCGGTGCAGGCGGTGGGCTCGATCATCGGGATCGGGTTGATCTTTCGCGGCTATCTGCTGGGGGAGGCGGGCACCGTGGCGGTGTTCGAATACTCCCTGCTGGTGTTCGCGAGCTTTTGGGCCTGGGTGCTGTGGGGGCAGGCGGTGGGGCCGCTGGCGCTCTTGGGCATGGTGCTGATCGCGGGCGCGGGGGCGGTGATCACGAGGCGTACTGACACGCCGGTGCCGGTGCGCGCGGTGAAGCTGCCGGAGGAGGCGCCGTGA
- a CDS encoding SGNH/GDSL hydrolase family protein: MIREALVTVLCAPVLVAQALSLRRRALRLQEADGPRTGRIGTGPPLRLLILGDSSAAGVGAQTQDAALAGQLTSALAAHHSVAWRLIARTGITTAETLAEARQSPPPPHDVAVIVLGVNDVTHLARQRQWLRDHADLRALLRNAGAKRLYISQVPPLGAFPLLPHPLRWLLGQRAIRFDAALAGALRTAPDTRYIPLPDTLDPADMAEDGFHPGPVIYAAWAQEIARQILSERAI; the protein is encoded by the coding sequence ATGATCCGCGAGGCGCTTGTCACGGTGCTCTGCGCGCCCGTGCTGGTGGCGCAGGCGCTGTCCCTACGCCGCCGCGCCCTGCGCCTGCAAGAAGCGGACGGCCCCCGCACTGGCCGGATTGGCACCGGCCCGCCCCTGCGCCTGCTGATCCTCGGCGACAGCTCCGCCGCCGGGGTCGGCGCGCAGACGCAGGACGCGGCGCTCGCGGGGCAGCTGACATCGGCCCTCGCCGCGCATCATAGCGTCGCGTGGCGCCTCATCGCCCGCACCGGCATCACCACCGCCGAAACCCTCGCCGAGGCGCGCCAGTCCCCGCCCCCGCCGCACGATGTGGCCGTGATCGTGCTGGGGGTGAACGACGTCACCCATCTGGCCCGCCAGCGCCAATGGCTGCGGGACCACGCCGACCTGCGCGCCCTGCTGCGTAACGCGGGCGCCAAACGGCTCTACATCAGCCAGGTCCCGCCGCTGGGCGCCTTCCCGCTGCTGCCCCACCCGCTGCGCTGGCTGCTGGGCCAGCGCGCGATCCGCTTCGACGCCGCCCTCGCAGGCGCCCTGCGCACGGCGCCCGACACCCGCTACATTCCCCTGCCCGACACGCTGGATCCCGCGGACATGGCGGAGGACGGGTTTCATCCCGGCCCCGTCATCTATGCCGCATGGGCACAGGAAATAGCGCGCCAAATCCTGTCCGAGCGCGCCATCTGA
- a CDS encoding SPOR domain-containing protein yields the protein MKFTRLVSVALFLASVSAGALSAQTRPGSEPAEFPPASFKGKQYVDSKGCVFIRAGIDGNVSWVPRVTRTRNGVCGFKPTFAGQVTEAPAPADTQTAEVITITNPAPAAAAPAPAPVVRRAPAPRPAPKVVRQVAKRPAPIVEVAPAPVAAPAPAPVVRTAAGPGTACPDASPLSQRYLQRGSYDVRCGPQAQPIVAARRAAPAAAASAAAAPVAVAQARTGGPIRVDQNRRIVPRHVAVNRVNTTNVKVPHGYRRVWEDGRLNPRRAEQSLAGHRAMSLIWTSTVPRRLINQADGRDVTASIPLVYPYVDYARQSAELGQVSIVQRNGQTLKRILRNTTAALTPNANRQARVTTVNRTPIYSSRSAAPAAPKAQRAQPKGEVAGRGFVQIGAFTDTAAAHARAKRIQRMGLPVRVGVYTKNGQTTRLVIAGPFKGQGAVDSVIARLRSAGYNATAR from the coding sequence ATGAAATTTACCAGACTTGTATCAGTAGCACTCTTTCTCGCGAGTGTGAGCGCGGGCGCGCTGAGCGCGCAGACCCGTCCGGGCAGCGAGCCTGCGGAGTTCCCGCCGGCCTCGTTCAAGGGCAAGCAATACGTCGACAGCAAGGGCTGTGTATTCATCCGCGCAGGCATCGACGGCAACGTGTCGTGGGTGCCGCGCGTGACGCGCACGCGCAACGGGGTCTGCGGGTTCAAGCCGACCTTTGCCGGTCAAGTGACCGAGGCACCCGCACCTGCGGACACGCAGACCGCCGAAGTGATCACGATCACCAATCCGGCACCTGCCGCCGCGGCCCCGGCCCCTGCGCCCGTGGTACGCCGCGCGCCCGCGCCACGGCCCGCGCCCAAGGTCGTCCGTCAGGTGGCCAAGCGTCCCGCACCAATTGTCGAAGTCGCACCGGCGCCTGTTGCGGCCCCGGCGCCCGCGCCGGTGGTGCGCACGGCGGCCGGGCCGGGCACGGCCTGTCCCGATGCCTCCCCGCTCAGCCAGCGGTATTTGCAGCGCGGCAGCTATGACGTGCGCTGCGGTCCGCAGGCGCAGCCGATTGTGGCCGCGCGCCGGGCAGCGCCCGCTGCGGCGGCTTCTGCTGCGGCGGCGCCCGTGGCCGTCGCGCAAGCCCGCACCGGTGGCCCGATCCGGGTGGATCAGAACCGCCGCATCGTGCCGCGTCACGTGGCCGTCAACCGGGTGAACACCACCAATGTGAAAGTGCCGCACGGCTACCGCCGCGTCTGGGAGGATGGCCGTCTGAACCCGCGCCGCGCCGAGCAGTCGCTGGCTGGGCACCGGGCGATGTCGCTGATCTGGACCTCGACCGTGCCGCGCCGTCTGATCAATCAGGCGGACGGGCGGGACGTGACCGCTTCGATCCCGCTGGTGTACCCTTACGTGGATTACGCGCGCCAATCGGCGGAGCTGGGCCAGGTGAGCATCGTGCAGCGCAACGGCCAGACGCTCAAGCGGATCCTGCGTAACACGACCGCCGCGCTGACACCCAATGCCAACCGTCAGGCGCGGGTGACGACGGTCAACCGCACCCCGATCTATTCGTCGCGGTCGGCGGCCCCGGCGGCGCCCAAGGCGCAGCGCGCCCAGCCCAAGGGTGAGGTCGCGGGCCGTGGTTTCGTGCAGATCGGGGCGTTCACGGATACGGCGGCGGCACACGCGCGGGCCAAGCGGATCCAGCGCATGGGCCTGCCGGTGCGCGTCGGCGTCTATACCAAGAACGGTCAGACAACGCGGCTGGTCATCGCGGGGCCCTTCAAGGGGCAGGGCGCGGTGGACAGCGTGATCGCGCGGCTGCGCAGCGCGGGCTATAACGCCACGGCGCGCTAA
- the upp gene encoding uracil phosphoribosyltransferase has protein sequence MSDPHLTVVDHPLVQHKLTLMRDKETSTAVFRQLLREISQLLAYEITRELEMTTKRIETPMQEMDAPTLAGRKLALISILRAGNGLLDGMLELIPSARVGFVGLYRDEETLEPVQYYFKVPDAMGDRLVIAVDPMLATGNSSVAAIDLLKEAGATNIRFLCLLAAPEGIARMKEAHPDVPIVTAAVDARLNEVGYIVPGLGDAGDRMFGTK, from the coding sequence ATGTCCGATCCCCATCTTACCGTTGTCGATCACCCGCTGGTGCAGCACAAGCTGACCCTGATGCGCGACAAGGAGACCTCAACGGCGGTGTTCCGGCAGCTCTTGCGGGAAATCAGCCAGCTATTGGCCTATGAGATCACGCGCGAACTGGAGATGACGACCAAGCGGATCGAGACCCCGATGCAGGAGATGGACGCGCCGACGCTGGCGGGGCGCAAGCTGGCGCTGATCTCCATCCTGCGGGCGGGCAACGGCCTGCTGGACGGGATGCTTGAGCTGATCCCCTCGGCGCGGGTGGGTTTTGTCGGGCTCTACCGCGACGAGGAAACGCTGGAGCCGGTGCAGTATTATTTCAAGGTGCCCGACGCGATGGGCGACCGGCTGGTGATTGCGGTGGATCCGATGCTGGCGACGGGCAATTCCTCGGTCGCGGCGATTGATCTGCTCAAAGAGGCCGGCGCGACCAATATCCGTTTCCTGTGTCTGTTGGCCGCGCCCGAGGGAATCGCGCGCATGAAAGAGGCGCATCCAGATGTGCCGATTGTCACCGCGGCGGTGGACGCCCGGCTCAATGAGGTCGGATATATCGTGCCGGGGTTGGGCGACGCGGGCGATCGCATGTTCGGCACGAAATAA
- a CDS encoding phosphopentomutase, producing the protein MARAFLVVMDSVGIGGAPDADQYFNGDVPDTGANTVGHIARDRGLAVPTLAGLGLGAALHAATGMDDPFDVPVTGTWGVATETSRGKDTPSGHWELAGLPVDWDWHYFTAREGSFDADLCALVARAAGTDGILGNRHAPGTAIIDALGAEHLRTGWPICYTSVDSVFQIAAHEEAFGHDRLIDLCAQIAPALHRMRVGRVIARPFVGDAQSGFTRTPRRRDFALMPPRPVLSNWVQDAGRATFAVGKIGDIFSMQGFDEVRNGTDAELMSHLGDLVDSAPDGSLTFANFVEFDSLYGHRRDVAGYGAALEWFDAALAPILARLRDGDVMILTADHGNDPTWIGTDHTRERVPVLVAGRGPGTLGQIGFADVASFVADHLGVDVPQAVKGA; encoded by the coding sequence ATGGCCCGCGCGTTTCTGGTGGTGATGGATAGTGTCGGCATCGGCGGCGCGCCGGATGCCGATCAGTATTTCAACGGCGACGTGCCCGATACCGGGGCCAATACCGTGGGCCACATCGCGCGCGACCGGGGGCTGGCGGTGCCGACGCTGGCGGGCCTTGGTCTGGGGGCCGCGCTGCATGCGGCGACGGGGATGGACGATCCGTTTGACGTGCCGGTGACGGGAACATGGGGCGTGGCGACGGAAACCTCGCGCGGGAAGGATACCCCCTCTGGCCACTGGGAGCTGGCGGGGCTGCCGGTGGATTGGGACTGGCACTATTTCACCGCGCGCGAAGGATCCTTTGACGCGGATCTTTGCGCGCTGGTGGCGCGGGCGGCCGGCACCGACGGCATCCTTGGCAACCGCCACGCGCCCGGCACCGCCATCATCGACGCGCTGGGGGCCGAGCATCTGCGCACGGGCTGGCCGATCTGCTATACGTCGGTCGACAGCGTGTTCCAGATTGCCGCGCACGAGGAGGCGTTTGGCCATGACCGGCTAATCGACCTGTGTGCACAGATCGCGCCCGCACTGCACAGGATGCGCGTGGGCCGGGTCATCGCGCGGCCCTTTGTGGGCGATGCGCAAAGCGGGTTCACCCGCACCCCGCGCCGCCGCGACTTTGCGCTGATGCCGCCGCGCCCGGTGCTGAGCAATTGGGTGCAGGACGCAGGCCGCGCGACATTCGCGGTGGGCAAGATCGGGGATATCTTCTCGATGCAGGGGTTCGACGAGGTGCGCAATGGCACGGATGCCGAGCTGATGAGCCATCTGGGCGATCTGGTGGACAGCGCACCGGACGGATCGCTGACCTTCGCCAATTTTGTGGAGTTCGACAGTCTCTACGGCCACCGTCGGGATGTGGCGGGCTACGGCGCCGCGCTCGAATGGTTTGACGCGGCGCTGGCGCCGATCCTCGCCCGGCTGCGGGACGGCGACGTGATGATCCTGACGGCGGACCATGGCAATGATCCCACGTGGATCGGCACCGATCACACCCGCGAGCGCGTGCCGGTGCTGGTCGCGGGGCGGGGGCCGGGTACGCTGGGCCAGATCGGTTTTGCGGATGTCGCGTCTTTCGTCGCCGATCATCTGGGGGTAGATGTGCCCCAAGCCGTCAAAGGAGCCTGA
- a CDS encoding thymidine phosphorylase, which translates to MSAREILAKLRHGRALDVADLEWVAGALADGGLSDAQAGAFAMGVCARGLDEPGRVALTRAMCASGTVLAWDLDKPVLDKHSTGGVGDCVSLVLAPALAACGAYVPMISGRGLGHTGGTLDKLEAIPGVGVMLDEARLRAVVGEVGCAIVGATGDIAPADKRLYAVRDVTATVDSIDLICASILSKKLAAGLEGLVLDVKVGSGAFMKTPAEARALAQALVGTANAAGCPTTAVLSDMNQPLVPSLGNALEVAEVMQVLTGGASGAIVELSAALGGALLAGAGLAAEADAGAARIRAAIDDGAAAERFGAMIAALGGPVRFVETWQRFLPEATVVREVTAAQAGVVQAIDGEALGHAVVALGGGRVVESDQVDPAVGLSGVVRLGEPVAKGQPLAVVHASRPAQADAAVRAVRAAISLGAGAVETPDLILERVS; encoded by the coding sequence ATGAGCGCGCGGGAGATTTTGGCCAAGCTTCGCCACGGGCGTGCCTTGGATGTGGCCGATCTGGAATGGGTGGCGGGCGCGCTGGCCGACGGGGGATTGAGCGACGCGCAGGCCGGTGCCTTTGCCATGGGGGTCTGTGCGCGCGGGCTCGATGAGCCGGGGCGCGTGGCGCTGACGCGGGCGATGTGCGCGTCGGGCACGGTGCTGGCGTGGGATCTGGACAAGCCGGTGCTGGACAAACACTCCACCGGCGGCGTGGGCGATTGCGTGAGCCTCGTGCTGGCCCCGGCGCTGGCGGCCTGCGGCGCCTATGTGCCGATGATATCGGGGCGGGGGCTGGGCCACACGGGCGGCACGCTGGATAAGCTTGAGGCGATTCCGGGCGTGGGCGTGATGCTGGATGAGGCGCGGCTGCGCGCGGTAGTGGGTGAGGTTGGCTGCGCCATCGTGGGGGCGACGGGCGACATCGCGCCCGCCGACAAGCGGCTTTATGCGGTGCGCGACGTGACCGCGACGGTGGATTCGATTGATCTGATCTGTGCCTCGATCCTCAGCAAAAAGCTGGCGGCGGGGCTGGAGGGGCTGGTGCTGGACGTCAAGGTCGGCTCGGGTGCGTTCATGAAAACGCCTGCGGAGGCGCGCGCGCTGGCGCAGGCGCTGGTGGGCACGGCCAACGCCGCAGGCTGCCCGACGACCGCCGTTTTGTCGGATATGAACCAGCCGCTGGTGCCCAGCCTTGGTAATGCGCTGGAAGTGGCGGAGGTGATGCAGGTGCTCACGGGCGGCGCGAGCGGTGCGATTGTGGAGCTGTCGGCGGCGCTGGGCGGGGCGTTGCTTGCCGGGGCGGGTCTGGCGGCGGAGGCGGACGCGGGCGCCGCGCGGATTCGCGCCGCGATTGACGACGGTGCCGCGGCGGAGCGGTTCGGCGCGATGATCGCGGCGCTGGGCGGGCCGGTGCGCTTTGTCGAGACGTGGCAGCGCTTCTTGCCGGAGGCGACGGTGGTGCGCGAGGTAACGGCAGCGCAGGCCGGTGTGGTGCAGGCCATCGACGGCGAGGCGCTGGGCCATGCGGTTGTGGCGCTGGGGGGCGGGCGCGTGGTCGAGAGCGATCAGGTCGACCCGGCGGTGGGGCTGAGCGGCGTAGTGCGGTTGGGCGAACCCGTGGCCAAGGGCCAGCCGTTGGCCGTGGTGCACGCGAGCCGCCCCGCGCAGGCGGATGCCGCCGTGCGGGCGGTGCGCGCGGCGATCAGCCTCGGCGCGGGGGCGGTCGAGACGCCCGATTTGATCCTTGAGAGGGTGAGCTGA
- a CDS encoding cytidine deaminase — protein MTELRTRAVAVRENAHAPYSGFKVGAALRGASGAVYVGCNVENVAYPEGTCAEAGAIAAMVAAGETAFTEAYVVAGSPLPVTPCGGCRQKLAEFGAADVVVTMATVDGVEEARSIADLLPGAFDPSFLGG, from the coding sequence ATGACGGAGTTGCGGACGCGGGCGGTAGCAGTGCGGGAAAACGCGCACGCACCCTATTCGGGGTTCAAGGTGGGGGCCGCACTGCGCGGGGCTTCGGGGGCTGTCTATGTCGGCTGCAACGTCGAAAACGTGGCCTACCCCGAAGGCACCTGCGCCGAGGCGGGCGCGATTGCCGCCATGGTCGCCGCCGGAGAGACGGCGTTTACCGAAGCCTACGTCGTGGCCGGATCGCCGCTGCCGGTGACGCCCTGCGGCGGGTGCCGCCAAAAGCTGGCAGAGTTCGGCGCGGCGGATGTGGTGGTGACCATGGCCACCGTGGACGGGGTCGAAGAGGCGCGCAGCATCGCCGATCTGCTGCCCGGCGCGTTTGACCCTTCGTTTCTGGGGGGCTGA